The following proteins are encoded in a genomic region of alpha proteobacterium U9-1i:
- a CDS encoding carboxyl-terminal protease, which translates to MRLAWIAAPVVGVAACLGALAWSAPDDRDRGDIYRQLELFADVLARVEQEYVVEIDEAEAMEAAINGMLSSLDPHSSYMNATAYRDMQVQTRGEYGGLGIEITQDEGVIRVVSPIDETPASRAGILAGDFITAVDGASIVGLTVNDAVTHMRGAPGTTITITIAREGVEPFDVPITREVINVRSVTARMEGTDVGYIRISTFNERTASMLQDAIRTVRREGGANLRGVVIDLRNNPGGLLDQSIEVSDAFLEGGEVVSTRGRQPGDVQRYNARRGDDLQGLPIAVLINGASASAAEIVAGALQDRNRAVLIGMDSFGKGSVQTVIPLQGGRDGALRLTTARYYTPAGRSIQGAGITPDIEIAARRVDPASLPAGITEADLPNALDNENGATRRAAHVPDDQPPADWDAEQDYQLQRALTLLRNGTVAERIRTRASAVAAHASR; encoded by the coding sequence ATGCGTCTGGCCTGGATTGCGGCGCCCGTCGTCGGCGTAGCAGCGTGCTTGGGCGCTTTGGCCTGGTCGGCCCCCGATGATCGCGATCGCGGCGACATTTACCGTCAACTCGAATTGTTCGCCGACGTGCTCGCGCGCGTTGAGCAAGAATACGTCGTCGAGATTGATGAAGCAGAGGCCATGGAAGCGGCCATCAACGGCATGCTCTCCTCGCTCGATCCGCACTCCTCCTACATGAACGCGACCGCCTACCGTGACATGCAGGTGCAAACCCGTGGCGAGTACGGCGGCCTCGGCATCGAGATCACCCAGGATGAAGGCGTGATCCGCGTCGTCTCGCCGATCGACGAAACGCCCGCGAGCCGCGCCGGCATTCTGGCCGGTGACTTCATCACCGCCGTCGACGGCGCCTCGATTGTCGGTCTCACGGTGAACGACGCCGTCACGCACATGCGCGGCGCGCCAGGCACCACCATCACCATCACCATCGCGCGCGAAGGCGTTGAGCCGTTCGACGTTCCGATCACACGCGAAGTCATCAATGTGCGCTCTGTCACCGCGCGCATGGAAGGCACGGATGTCGGCTACATCCGCATCTCCACTTTCAACGAACGCACCGCCTCGATGTTGCAGGACGCGATCCGCACCGTGCGCCGCGAAGGCGGCGCCAATCTGCGCGGCGTGGTGATCGATCTGCGCAACAACCCAGGCGGCCTGCTCGATCAATCCATTGAAGTGAGCGATGCCTTCCTCGAAGGCGGCGAAGTGGTTTCCACACGCGGCCGCCAACCGGGCGACGTGCAACGCTACAACGCCCGCCGTGGCGACGATCTCCAGGGCCTGCCCATCGCCGTGCTGATCAATGGCGCCTCTGCCTCGGCCGCTGAAATCGTCGCTGGCGCACTGCAGGATCGCAACCGCGCCGTGCTCATCGGCATGGATTCTTTCGGCAAAGGCTCCGTTCAAACCGTGATCCCGCTGCAAGGCGGTCGTGACGGCGCGCTGCGTCTCACCACTGCGCGCTACTACACGCCTGCTGGCCGTTCGATCCAAGGCGCGGGCATCACGCCCGACATCGAGATCGCCGCACGCCGCGTGGATCCCGCGAGCCTCCCTGCAGGCATCACCGAAGCCGATCTGCCGAACGCGCTCGACAACGAAAACGGCGCCACGCGCCGCGCCGCGCACGTGCCGGACGATCAACCGCCGGCTGACTGGGACGCAGAGCAGGATTACCAGCTGCAACGCGCGCTCACGCTCTTGCGCAACGGCACGGTGGCGGAGCGTATCCGCACACGCGCAAGCGCGGTCGCGGCGCACGCCTCGCGTTAA